The Natator depressus isolate rNatDep1 chromosome 8, rNatDep2.hap1, whole genome shotgun sequence genome window below encodes:
- the C1QTNF2 gene encoding complement C1q tumor necrosis factor-related protein 2: protein MISVVLLIWTVPCVANQLLSGFVKGEFQKGSHQLICSMPGPEGPPGPPGAPGSPGTIGRMGFPGKDGKDGEDGEKGEHGEEGPQGRTGNPGKPGPKGKAGAIGKAGPRGPKGIKGNHGKNGAQGKKGPKGKKGDTGMPGPCSCDTKKAKSAFSVAVTKSYPRERLPIKFDKILMNEGEHYNASSGKFICSIPGIYYFTYDITLANKHLAIGLVHNGQYRIKTFDANTGNHDVASGSTIIALKQDDEVWLQIFYSEQNGLFYDPYWTDSLFTGFLIYADQDYLNEI from the exons ATGATCTCTGTGGTTCTGCTCATCTGGACCGTGCCTTGTGTAGCTAATCAGCTTCTCAGTGGCTTTGTTAAAGGAGAATTTCAAAAAGGTTCCCACCAGCTCATATGCAGCATGCCAGGGCCAGAGGGCCCTCCTGGCCCCCCTGGAGCACCAGGGTCTCCAGGAACAATTGGGCGAATGGGGTTTCCAGGAAAGGATGGAAAAGATGGTGAGGACGGGGAGAAAGGAGAGCATGGCGAGGAAG GTCCCCAAGGCAGAACCGGAAACCCAGGCAAACCAGGACCAAAGGGGAAAGCAGGCGCCATAGGCAAAGCAGGACCACGAGGTCCAAAGGGCATTAAGGGGAATCATGGGAAAAATGGAGCGCAAGGAAAGAAAGGACCCAAAGGGAAAAAGGGTGATACTGGGATGCCAGGACCATGCAGCTGTGACACCAAAAAAGCCAAATCTGCCTTTTCCGTCGCAGTCACCAAAAGCTACCCGAGAGAGAGGCTGCCCATCAAATTTGACAAGATCCTTATGAATGAAGGAGAGCACTACAATGCTTCCAGTGGGAAATTTATATGCAGCATTCCTGGTATTTACTACTTCACTTACGACATCACTTTGGCCAATAAACACTTGGCCATTGGGTTGGTCCACAACGGGCAATACCGAATAAAGACTTTTGATGCCAATACTGGTAACCACGATGTGGCCTCTGGATCAACCATTATTGCCCTGAAGCAGGACGATGAGGTGTGGTTGCAGATCTTCTACTCGGAACAAAACGGGCTCTTTTATGATCCCTACTGGACAGACAGTTTATTTACCGGCTTTCTCATATATGCTGACCAGGATTATCTCAATGAAATATAA